The following coding sequences are from one Lolium rigidum isolate FL_2022 chromosome 6, APGP_CSIRO_Lrig_0.1, whole genome shotgun sequence window:
- the LOC124666275 gene encoding uncharacterized protein LOC124666275, with product MGSQAIEKNREGAEVFHGAALCAEKAVELLAETNMPLGLLPLADIEEVGYNRATGFVWLRQKKALTHTFKQIGRQVSYATEVTAVVEDKKMKRMTGVKSKEMLIWVTLCDMYIDKDDPSKITFKTPTGLGRTFPVSAFGKDDDGKAKAPATSAAADGEAAVAK from the coding sequence ATGGGTTCCCAGGCGATCGAGAAGAACAGGGAGGGCGCGGAGGTGTTCCACGGCGCGGCGCTgtgcgcggagaaggcggtggagCTGCTGGCGGAGACCAACATGCCGCTGGGCCTGCTCCCGCTCGCCGACATCGAGGAGGTCGGCTACAACCGCGCCACCGGCTTCGTCTGGCTGCGCCAGAAGAAGGCGCTAACCCACACCTTCAAGCAGATCGGCCGCCAGGTCTCGTACGCCACCGAGGTCACCGCCGTCGTCGAGGACAAGAAGATGAAGCGCATGACCGGGGTCAAGAGCAAGGAGATGCTCATCTGGGTCACGCTCTGCGACATGTACATCGACAAGGACGACCCTTCCAAGATCACCTTCAAGACCCCCACCGGCCTCGGCAGGACCTTCCCCGTCTCCGCCTTCGGGAAGGACGACGACGGTAAGGCCAAGGCGCCCGCCACCTCCGCAGCGGCTGACGGCGAGGCCGCCGTGGCCAAGTAA
- the LOC124665785 gene encoding uncharacterized protein LOC124665785 — MGSQAIEKNREGAEVYHGAALCAEKAVELLAETNMPLGLLPLADIEEVGYNRATGFVWLRQKKALTHTFKQIGRQVSYAAEVTAVVEDRKMKRMTGVKSKEMLIWVTLCDMFIDKDDHSKITFKTPTGLGRTFPVSAFGKEDDGKAKAPTAAAAADGEAAVAK; from the coding sequence ATGGGTTCCCAGGCGATCGAGAAGAACCGTGAGGGCGCGGAGGTGTACCACGGCGCGGCGCTgtgcgcggagaaggcggtggagCTGCTGGCGGAGACCAACATGCCGCTGGGCCTGCTCCCGCTCGCCGACATCGAGGAGGTCGGCTACAACCGCGCCACCGGCTTCGTCTGGCTGCGCCAGAAGAAGGCGCTCACGCACACCTTCAAGCAGATCGGGAGGCAGGTCTCCTATGCGGCGGAGGTGACCGCCGTCGTCGAGGACCGCAAGATGAAACGCATGACCGGGGTCAAGAGCAAGGAGATGCTCATCTGGGTCACGCTCTGCGACATGTTCATCGACAAGGATGACCACTCCAAGATCACCTTCAAGACTCCAACAGGACTCGGCAGGACCTTCCCCGTCTCAGCATTCGGGAAGGAGGACGATGGCAAGGCCAAGGCGCCCACCGCCGCTGCAGCGGCAGACGGCGAGGCCGCCGTGGCCAAGTAA